The sequence ATTCCAGCCGGGTTATTGTTTAGATCATATTTTAATCCGTCCCCATAATCTAAATCACTTCAATCAAAATCAGGTAACGAATTTAAAAACCTATTTCCATTTTTATCACCAATATCACAAGCTACAACAGCCAAAGTCATTGCTCCTACTACTATAACAGAAGCTAATAAATTTAATCTTTTTTTCATATTATTATCCCTTCTAAACTTAACTTTTTAATGAAAAAGTAAAATATTTAATATTTAAAAAAATAAATAAACCAATAAACGCAAAACTTGGAATAATAGTCTGTGCAATATTATTAAATGGCGGTCAATTAGAATTTGTAGGAAGAAAAATTTGTCCCATCCCTTCTGGATCAAAAACCTGATAAGAAGTAAATAATAACATTGTTCAATTAGAATATTTTCAAGGATTAAAATAACCAACAACATTAAAAAATATTGAATTGGATTGAATTGGGGGAATTGCTACATCGGAAAATATTAATAAAAATAAAAAAACTAGAAACATCACCCCAAAACAAGCATATTTATTTTTAAAAACTCCGGCTAACAAAACAAATATAAATGTAAGTAAAACCATTGATACAAAAGTTGTTAAAACAAAATATATTCACATAAAAGGTAAAATATTGTTAAATAATTCAGAATTTAAACCAATAATAGAAATCTTAGACATTCCATAATAAAGTAATAGGCCTAATATCGTATTTACCACATAAATTTCTGATGAAACAATTAGTAAGGCAATAAAAATATTAGCTTTACTATTATTTTTTAAGTAGATCCTTCTTAAAAAAGAAGTTTCTTTTGCTTCATATGTAAAAATGCCAATATAAAAAGTTGAAAACAAAATCGTAATTGTAGAAAAAGCAAGCATTTCTGGTGGAGTTATTTTGTATATACTATATCTATTTCATAATCAATATACAAAAAAAGACACAATCAAAGGTAAAACAATAGCAATAATATGAGTTCGTGGATTTTTAAAAATTGTTTTATTTAGCAATTTAAGTGAAGAATATTCTTCTTTAAATCATTGCTTATTTATTTTCATTTTCAAAAAAATTCACCAGCCTTTTTCGTACTGAACCATATTTTGTTAACATATCTTGCATTTTTACATCTTCAAATATAAAACCATCTTTTAAAATAATTATACGGTCACTTAATATTTCAACTTCTTCAGGAATATGAGAAACAATAATTAATGATATTTTTTTCTCAGTTCTAAATTTATTGAAAAAATTAGTTAATTTTACTTGCATTTTTAAATCCAAACCAGTAATTAATTCATCTAAAATTAAAATTTTAGGTTCATTTACAACTGATAAAAAAGAATTAAATCTTTGTTTTTGTCCAGCTGATAAAGAATTAAGATCTTTTTTTAAGAGTAAATTTAATTCAAAAATATCTAGTAATTCTAAAACATAATTATCTTTTTCATAATTGTTACCTTTGTAAAAAATAATTAGATCTTTTGGTGTTGTTCCAAGCGGTCATGAGCCATCTTGAAATTGAATACCAATATTAATATTTTTATCTGAATGAATTATTTTACCTGATGATGGTTTCAAACTTCCAGCAATCATTTCTACTAATGTAGTTTTTCCTGAACCATTAGCCCCTAAAATAGCAATTGATTCACCTTCCTGAATTTCTAAATTTATATCTTTTAAAACTTGTATCTTACCAAAATATTTCGACACTTTTTCTAACTTAATCATTTAATAACTAACCTCTTCTTTTTGTTTTAAATATTTGAAATCTAATGTTAAATTTCATTCTTGTTTATTAATAAATAGTTTTAGTAAAGCTTTTCTATTTTGATAAATGAATTTATATTGTTTGCCATTTTCTTCTTTAATAATCTCTGAAGTCCCATCATCGCTTTGGGAAGAAATATCTAAATCTTGATAAGTTAATTTATTGTGAAATAAAACCCCTTTTTCAATAACCGCCTTTTGTAGATCTTCTAAACTATAATCTTTTTTAATTTCCCCAATATTAATTGTTTTTTCCCCAGTTACAGCTCAATTATAAATATCTCAGGCAAAACCTCATAATTCAGGATCTAATTGATCAATATTAATATAAGGATTAAAATTATTATCGTAATCTGGTCCTTCTCATCATTTTATAGTACCAGTTTGTTCATCATTATCTGGACCGATAAAATCATAAAAATTTAAATTTATGCCAGTTTCATAAATAAAACCTGTATCTCATAAAATAATTTTAGCTCATTGATAAAATGGGAAAGAATGTCAATAAACCATTCCTCATAAATTTAGCATTTCATTTTGATTTAATAAAATTTTTTCTTGCTTAATTTCGCTTATTGCACATTCAATAAAATATAATCGTAATGAATAAAAAGCATAATTTTTCATTTCAATACTTTTAGCTACAGTTTGCGCTAAATAATTATCCATAACTTCATTAGGTACACCATAAGCATCATAGCCATCTTGCCCAGCATGTTCCTTATTTATGTCTTTGTATTTCAAATATTGCGAATAATAATAATCTTCAAATTTGTGAATAATGATTCCTTGATTTTGGGCAATTTTTTCTTGAGAATTAGTATAAAATTGTTCTCATATTGACAAAAACTTTTCATTCATTGGTGGTCAGCCATGTTGAGGTTCAAAACTATTGTTTTGACAAGAAATTACTTGAGTAACAGATGTGATAGTCATAGTTGATAAAATTACAGAGGATAAAATAGTAAGTAATTTTTTCATAACACTTAACCTTCCTTATTTCAAACTTTTTTCATTATATCACAACAAAAAAAAAAAAAAAAACCGCTTAAGACAAAAAATATCATAAATTTTTTATAAAAGTTAATTATCTTTATATTATTTTTGGTAAATTTGGTTAGCATTAGTCCTTTTTACATAAAAAAATGGCCTCCTGAGCCATTCTCTTATTCTAATTACCTAAACATATATCCCATAGCGATCAATTAGCTGACGACTTCGTTGTTCTAAAACAATGAATAAAATTGCACTAATTGTATACTTTCCAACAAAGATTCCAAAGAAAATTCCGATAAAAATTAACGTATTTTTCCATGAAGCAAATATTGGTGATAAATCATTACTTTCACTATGTTCATGATAAAGTCCCTTATCAAGAGGTAAACTCCCAACCAGGTGCCCCCCAGCCTCAGTGTGAGCCTCAAAGCCCCCAGCGCCAGTACTTAATAATATTTTCGCAACAATTAAAACAGCTAAAGCCTCAACAATTGCACATAATGGTACAACTAAACTAAATGCTAAAATTTTTTTTCAAAATTTAACTTTAACAATACGGTGATGATGATCATGTGATGTTTTTGTTAAATGTGGATCATGAATGTTATGATCTTCAACATTTTCCTCAACAAATTCCTTACGATATGCACTAAAGACAATATAGTAAATAAATCAAGTAATAAATATTACTAAAATATTTGATAACATAAAGAACGCCATTTCTAACCAAGAATGATGTCCATCAACTAAATTATGTAATCATGGTAATGCAATTCCATCCAATAACGCAAATCATAATCCGATAATGGCAATTGAATAAATTAGCACTAACGTGTCAAAAAAGCGCACCCCAAATGTCGCCCCTCATGGCATTGGAATATCAAAAATTTCTAATAAACTTAAACCAACAGCAATTGCTAGAAAAACCCCAGCAAGCGTGATTTTAAAAACTAAACTTTTTTGATTATACAATTCTTTTTTAAAAATTGATTCTTTAACACGGTTTCAAAGTAAATCTTGTTTTACTTTAATTTCAGGCTCTTTTTTTTCCATTAATATTTCCTCCAATTATTTATAAAAATTATAATTTATTTAGTAGTAACAGTCAACCTTTTTTGAAAAAAAAAAAAAAAAGTTATGACTTCATAACCCACGTTCTGTTTTTTTATTCTTACGAATAAAAACACTAGTTATTTATCTATTAAAAGTCTCCTTTTAATTCTTGTATTTCTTCTGAATTAAAAATACAAAAGTCCCTTACCAATATTTAGGTTTCTCGCTTGTGGGGTTTACCCGTTCCATCTCCCTAAATTTCTTTAGTTCCTCGTTTCTGTGGCACTTTTACAGAAAATATCCATATTACATTGTAACTTAGGAATCTTTTCAGCCGTCATAAGAAAGTTCTTATGCTTAATCTTATTTTTTCGATTAACACAAACACTACAATCATCCCAGATTGTGCGAGCGTGGAGTTTCCTCTACTATTTGATATAGCAGCAACTAGTTCGGCCATAACAATATTATTATACTATTAAATCGCTAATTTTAATATTGTTGCAAAAGAAAAATCACTGTTATTTAACAGTGATTTTTTGGTAAATAATTATTTACTTGCTGGCGTTAATTGTTTTTTCTTATTTAAACGGTTGAAAGCAAAATTATATAATGTTGCAAAGCCTAAAATCATTGCTAATAAGACAAAAACAACAATAATAAATCAAGCATATCCTGGTAACCCTAAAATTTTTGGGGCTGTTACTTGTAAAAAGAAGTATGGATATGCAGTTGAAACTAGTTTACCACTAAATTCTCTCAACAACCCACGGATAATAGCATATACACCATAAACTACAACATAGATAACATAATTACCGTAGTATTTTTTGATAAATTGTTTATTTGAAACTAAGTTATCTTTTTTCAAGAAGAAAATCACATAGATAATACATAGCATTGGAACAATAAAGTGTAAGAAGGTTTGAATTACTCAGCTAAATGCACTTAAAGCTGATCCTTTTCCACTTCCACTATTTGCTATTCCAACTGGTAATAAAACCAAGTTATAAACAATACATGTAATTGAAATATAAACGGCAACAGCTAAACTAAAGTATGGTTTTAAAAATTTATGTACCCCTTCTTTAGTATGTCAGATTGCGGCAAAAATAAATCATAATACTACTAAAATGTTAGTTTGAATTGTAAAAAATGATAAGAAAAAGACCGTATAACCTGCATAATCTCAGTGAAGATTACCTTGGGCATCATACAGCGCCCAAACATAAACTTTATCTGTTGAACCTTCCGGAATTCTTCAAACATTTGAAATATTGACCATTCCATTAATATATTCACCTAAAATGGCAAATAGCCCAATAAAAATTGCAGCAATTTTAAATCAAAATCGTCAATCTTTAATGTATAAGTTACGTTGTTTTAATGACATAAAATATATTCCTCTCTTAAATTAATCCAAATATTGAAAATTAGTCATTTTTTAATTTACCTTCTAAATTATGAATCCGTTTAATTAAATCTGCTTTTGAAAAACCTTCCTCTTCTAGACGCGCTTTTTGGGCTTTTGTTTCATCTAGTTGGGCTTTTAAAACATCATTTTTATCTTGGAGATCATTAATCTGTTGGCGAAGGTATTTAATTTCCTTATTGAAGTCATTAGTAATTGCTTCAAACATTTGATAATCAACAGCTACCATATCTAAAAAAACATCGACTTCATGGGGATCATATCCCTGATAATCAACTTGAAATTCTTTATTGACAACATCAACTGCTCTTAATTTAATTGTTTTCACTACTAATTCACCTCTTTTAAATGATAAGGAAAAATAAAATTCTAATGGTAATAATAGATTGGAAAGGAAGTGAAATTATTCACCTAACTGCCAATCGGGGTATGTTTCTTGAAACACTAATTAATTATACCATCAATGAATATAAAAGCAAAAATATTGCATTATTTAATAAAAGGCCCGTAAACATTATTCCTTTAGTAAAAAATGGGGCCATAATTGAAAAAGGGTATTTTAAAGAAAAGTCAACTTGTGACTACTATGGGTTATTTCGGGGAACATATGTTGAATTTGAAGCAAAAGAAACTTTTAAAGAAAAATTTAACCTAGCATTATTAAAAAAACATCAACTAGAACAATTATTTTCAGTAACTGCTCATGGTGGGATTAGTTTTATTGTTGTTTATTTTCATCTTTATCATCGTTTTTTTCTTTTATATAGCGAAGAAATAAAAAAATGACTAGCTACAATAAAATCACGACAAATGCCAATCACTTATTTTGAACAATATGGTCATGAACTATTTATTACTTATCCCTATATTCTAGATTTTTACCAGCATTTAATTATCAAGTAGTCAATTATATTTAGTTAAAGATTTTGGTTTAGTTTTAATATAATCTTCAATTAATTTCAATAATTCTTTGAAAACAAGTTTTTTACCTTGATAGTTATTTAGAATTAATGTTAATTGGAAATCAGAAATTTCATCATTAAGATATTTATTTAAAACAATTTTTTCGTCATTTGTTAATGGGTTTTGTAATAACACATCAACTTGTTGATACAAAAATTGTTTTTCTAAATTCGTTTCATTGTTTTCAATAATAATCATAATTTTTTTAAAAATTGGTGACAAATCCATTTCCAGGGCCCCTTTTTTCATTGTGATATTAATAAAACCTTGTTGTTTTAGCTCATCCAACATTGCTTTCGCTTGTGTTTCAGTAAAATTTGAATGATTTGAAATTTCTAATGGTGTAATAAACCTTTTATCAGAAGAAGAACAGTTCATTATTAACATAATTAATACTAACTGTTCTTCTGATAAACTTATTAACTTGTAATGATTCAATAAAAATCTTCACTTATTGATACTACCATTATTAAATAAAATATTTAACATAGATTATTTATTTAATTAAATGATCCTAGTTTAAAGCATCTTTTAATTGTTTTGCTGGTTTAAATTTAGCTGCTTTTGATGCTGCAATTTTAATTGTTTCACCAGTAGCTGGGTTTCTTCCTTCTCTTGCTGCACGTGCTGTAACTGAGAATTTTCCAAATCCAGCAATAGCAACTTCGTTCCCTTTTACTAAATTTGCTGAAATTTTATCAAAGATAAAATCTACGATTTCAGCTGATTCAACTTTAGTTTTGTTAAATTGTCCTGCTAATAATTCTACTAATTCTTTTTTTGACATATTTACACCTCTTCTAATTAAACCCATTTCATTAGGTTTATCGTTATTTTACTCTATTTTATTGAAAAAGTATATAAAAACAAGGAAAAAAGTCCGAAATATCGCATAATAAAACCCTTATTTTATAAGGGTTTTATTAAAAATATTAATTTTTTTTTAAAAAAATATAAATAATTTTCGTTAGAAACATTAAACTGACTATTTTTTAATTGTAATAACTAACTGATAAGTTTTATTTTCTTGTCGTTTTAAATGATTAATTCATGGTTTTTCATCGAATGGGGTTGTGGCAAAATTATAATCATCATGATGGCCATCTCATGGCTCAACACAAATAAATTCAGCCCCATTATCAACTTTTCAAAGTAATAAATTTGGGTAATTTTTAACGACAATTTCAAGTTCACGTAAGTCATCTTCAATCTTAACAGTTGTTAATTTGTGGCCAAAAACCGCATAACACTGACCTTGATCAAAATCATGGCTTTTAATGTCAAATTCTGTAAGAACTTCCCCAACTAATTCTTTTCCTAAAAATTGGCCCCCTGGAATTTCCATTACTTGGGATGACTGATCAAAAATAACCTTCCCAACATTTGGATTTACTTTAAAAGCAGGGTGTCAGCCAAAATTATATGGTAAATCATCATTACTTAAATTTATCACTTCGACAGTATTAATTAAGCCAGTTGTTGTTAATTCATAAGTGACTTTTAAACAGAAGCGAAAAGGATAAATTGCTAAAAAATCATCGCCATCGTATTTAACAACTAATTTTGTTGCACTATGTTCAAGTAATTCTCACTTTGTAATTGAACGAAAAAATCCATGACCTGTCATTTTATAGACTTGATTGCGATACCAATATTGGTCATCAATTAATTTTCCAACAATTGGAAAACAAATTGGTCATGATTTTTTTCAACTACTGTTTTGTTGATAAATATATTCCTGCCCATTTTTTGTCAACGAAATTAGTTCAAAAGGTTCTTGGGCAATTTTTGCTTGTAATTCGCCATTTTCTAAAAGATACATTTTATTATTTCCTTTCTAATAACCATCATTGTGCTGTTGATTTTGCACAATTGCGACTCCTCCACTTGTTCCAATTCGACTTGCACCAGCGGCAATCATTTCTAGAGCATCGTTTTTCGTACGAACTCCCCCAGCCGCTTTAACTTTAATCTGATCGCCAACCGTTGTAGCCATTAGTTTAACATCTTCAACTGTTGCCCCACCTTTATTAAAGCCAGTTGAGGTTTTAACAAAATCAGCTCCAGCTTGTAAAACTATTTGAGAAGCTAAAACAATTTCTTCTTTTGTTAATAAACATGTTTCAATAATAACTTTTAAAACATTATTTTTTAACACTGCTTTACAAGCGGCAATATCTGCTTGCACAAGATCAAAGTCTTGTGATTTAAAAGCACTAATATTCATTACCATGTCAATTTCGTCAGCCCCATTTTCGAGCGCATTCGTAATTTCAAAAACTTTTGTTGGCGTTGTATTAGCTCCTAAAGGGAAACCAATTACAGTACAAACTTTAACATCACTATTTTTTAATAATGTAGATGCTAACTTAACATATGTTGGATTAATACAAACCGAAGCAAAATCAAATTTCAATGCCTCTTCACATAAAATAGTAATTTCCTTTGTTGTTGCTTCTGGTTTAAGTAGGGTGTGATCAATATATTTATTTAATTTCATCAATAAATTCTCCTTGCTGATTTTGATTACGGTCAATCGCTTCCAATGCGCCAATTGCATTAATTGTTAAATCTAATAACCGTTCCATTTCTGTAAAATTATTACTATTAATAAGATCAAGAAAGACATTTAATTCATATGTCATTCTATTAGGATTTGTAGATGTAGCTGTTAACTGTTGTTCATCATCTTCTTCACGGCGATGGAGTACTAAGTTATCAATACTAGTTAAATTATTAAAAGTAATTGTATAGTCATAACTTAAAATTTCACTTTCACTTTTACCATTTGTGGCTTTCGAACAAACAATACTTGTAAAAATATTATTTTGGTGACGTAATAGGACAATATTATTAATATCAACCCCATTTTTTAACTTATGACTCATTGCTTTAACTTCTTTAATCGGACCAAATAAAGCCCCTGCTAATTCAACAGGATAAATTAAGGCATCGTATAATGAACCCCGTCCTAATATTTCATCAAAAACTGATGGATATTCATCATTTAAGACATCTTTCATCCGACTTGAATATTTATTCCAGTTAAAATTAGCCAAAAATGGCTTTATTTCATCAACCGTTTTTTTCAAGATTTGAAACTCTGGTAAATGAATTGGTTTAAAAGCTTCCATTAAAATAACATTATTCATTAAAGCAATATTTTTTAGATCAATAACTTCGCTTTGGCAAAAAGCGGCTGGTTTTTCTAGTAAAACATGCTTTTGTTGTTGTAAAAAATATTTGGCTTGCTGATAATGTAGTCCATTTGGTGAGGCGATGTAAATTATATCAATGTAATCAAGCATTTCCTCAAAATTATCAACCATCCGGACTTGTAAATTATTTTTTAAACTAAAAATTTTTGCTTTATCTAAACTACGAGAATAAAGACAAGTAATTTCCACTTCCTTATTTTCTCGGCAGGCATTAATAAATTCACTAACAATCATCCCAGTTCCAATTGTGCCAATTCTTAACATTTTATCACCTCAAATAATCCTGGTATATCTTATTCTTTTGTTTTATTTTCTGAGTCATCTAAAAAGGGATTTGCATTAGGGTTTTTACTTTTCACGCTAGTAAATGGGGAATCATTTTTTGCTTTTAATTGGGCCTCTTCTCAATCAGCTGAATCTTTTCAGGCTTTTTTAACTAAAAAGATTTTTTCTTCGACTCTAACAATTGATTCTAGAATTGAAATAGCAATCGATAAAACAAACACAATTGGGAATCAAACGTATCAAAAAATGTTAATGCCAGTTTGATTTAACACATTGGTATTGGCCAAAATTAAATAAAGCAAAGTAATCCCAAAAATAATATACTGACCAATATAGAAAATTTGCATATAAACTAAGTGTTTTTTTGTTAATTGAAATGTTGTTTTCTTCAATTCATGAATTCTGACAACATGATAAATAACAAATAAGACAATACCAAAGCCTACTAAAACATAACAAATTTTATAAGTAGTTACTGGGTCAAGGTTAATTTTGTTAATTCCTAAAACTAAGAATACTAATAATAATGCTGTATATAAGATAATATTAGCAATACTAACAATTGATTTAATACTTAGTGATTTCATCTTCTTCTGCTCCTTTTATAATTCCTTTTGATAAAGAATGGCACTTAACACTGCCAAACTTGCTGTTTCTGCTCGTAAAATCCGAGCACCTAACGAGACATTATCAAAACCTAACTTTTGTAATTGATCAATTTCTTGGGGTGTTAAACCACCTTCTGGACCAATCACAAAAGTAATTGTCTTACCTGGTTTTGCTAAGACATCATTTAGTCGCGCTCCTAAATTTGCATTTTCATAACAAACAAAATTAATTTCCCCACAAAACTTCTTAATTTCCCCCAGTTTATTCATAATTGGAAAAACTGTTGGAATTTCATTGCGGTAAGACTGTTCGCTAGCTTCTTTACAGATTTTTTGTCAGCGCGCTAATTTGTTAGTGCTATTTTCATTCTTTAATTGTACCACAGAACGTTCAAACTGAAATGGAACAATTGCCTTAACGCCTAATTCTGTTGCCTTTTGTAATAAAAAGTCTCATTTTGGCCCCCGAATTAAACCAGCAATTAAAGTAATTGCAACTGGCGATTCGTGGTTTGATAATAGCGCTTGCACCAAAATAATTTTAATAGTGCTATCTTGATAATTAACAGCCGCTTCATAATGTTGACCATTAAAAATACAAATTAAATGTTCGCCCTGACGAAATTTTAAGACTGTTTTAATTTGTTTTAAATCATCTGGTTCTAAGGTAAAAAAAGTACCATCAAAGTTTTGAGCAAAAAAACGATGCATTAGTTATTTCCTTCCATTTTGACCATTATTTGGTCAATTTTCTTAAATAGTTCCTGTTCAAAAGTATTATTTATTATTTTAAAATCATATTTCTCGCTAGTAAATAATTCTGCTTGAATTGTTAATAATGAATTAATTTCCGCTGGTGTTCAAATCGTATTTCGTTCTTCCACTCTTTTAAACAAAGTTTCGGTTGGAGCCGTAATAAAAATTGTATAATCAAGAATTATTTTTAAATCCTTAAATGCAACTGCCTCAATAACAATATTTTTATTTTGACTGGCCGTAATAATTTCTGTAATTTTATCACCTACTAAAGGCCATAAGAAATCGCGAATTTTTTTAGCAGCAGTTTGATTGGTAAATAATAATTGGCGAAGTTGTGCTTTATCATAGCCTTCATCAATCACTACTGCTGGATAATGTTTCGTAAAAAAAGCAAGCACTATTTCACTAACCATCACTGTTTGGGCGATTTGATCTGCTGATAAATAATCATAATGATAATTCTCAGCAAGATAGTGACATAAAGTTGATTTTCCAGCGCCAATTGGTCCATATACCCCAATAATCATTTTATAACCCTTCCTAATTAATGGCTAATAAATTATCTGCCACAATTTTATTAAATATTGCCTGTGCAACTGCCCTAGTTTCTTGCACTGTATAATGAATCCCATCATAATTTTGATAATCTTCGGGCTGCGGATTTGCTGTTTGTTGTAAATTGACAACCCCAACTCCGGCATTGGCAAAATGCGCTTCAAAAATAGCTGGTAAATCTGTTAATAATTCCCCATCTGTTTTGGTAATTACTTTCGGTGGGCAAATAATTAACTCCTGATATTTTTTGTGACCTTCACTGTTAACGACCAAACTTGCCATTTGTTTTAATAACTGTGATAAATTATCAACAATTGTTTTACTAATATCATTGTCTTTTTCCCCCGTCATTTTTTGATAAGCGTCTTCGCCAAAAAAATCATTAGTTCCTAAAAAGACAATAAAAAGATCAAAAGGACCAGCTTGTTGTAATAGTTTTGGGACCTGGGCTTGACCATTATCTTGGGGAAAACCAAAATCAATTCGTGGCGGAACAATTGTTCGCCCTGGTCAAGCATTAATAACTAAAGTAATTTCATAGTCTTGATAGTGCTCTTGTAAAAGGTCTTTTAATTTTACTGGTCAATTATCCGCTTGGGCCATTTGACCACGTCCCATTGGTAAATATCCAAAGGTTAAGGAATCACCTAAAATAGCTATTTTTTTCTGTTTCATTATTTTTTCTTCTTTCTATTTTATTTTATCACTAATTATTTTTTCAAAAAAATTAATTATTCATGCTAAGCCAAATAACCCTTTAATCATATTATCAAGGCTTTGGCGCGCTTTTAAATAACCAACTAAAGTGTAGCAAAGAAAGAAAATCGCAATTAATCACGAAAATAAAATTCAAAGGATTATTAATAAAACAATAATAAATCATTCTTTACCGCCTTGCTCTAATTTATCAGTTAATTGCTTGGTAGAACGATATTTTGCATAAAAATAGCCAGCTGGTCAAGCTAAAAAATATCATAAATATAGTAAAGGTAAAAATAAAATAAATAAAATAATTTTAAAAAATGTTACTTCTTTTTGATTCGCCATGACTCTATTCCTCCTTTGCCATAATTTTTAATTAATTTTTAACAAATTTTAGTAATATAGTTTCCGTAATGCATAAGCCACTGGCGGATAAATTAATATTGCTAGTAATCATTCTGGCAAAAAATTTGTTGCCAAAATAATTCATGTAAACGCTTTAAAAAAACTTTGTTGATCAGGATTAGTATAAATTAACGGTCCTAAAAAATACATAAATGATAAAACAAAAAAAGTATTTAAGATTGTTGCTGTTGCCGCCACAATTACATCATAAACTTTATAAGAATAACGTGTTAATCATGTCACTTTTGCCAACTGATTATTAAGGGCTTTTTGCTCTCTTTTTACAGCTGAATAATTTAACAAGTGTGCTAAAGTTCCCACGATTATCCCCATTAACAAGCGTGGGACAACAGAAAATAACGGGTTAACAAAAATGAATGCTGTTATATCTGGA is a genomic window of Spiroplasma syrphidicola EA-1 containing:
- a CDS encoding Holliday junction resolvase RecU; translation: MVIIDWKGSEIIHLTANRGMFLETLINYTINEYKSKNIALFNKRPVNIIPLVKNGAIIEKGYFKEKSTCDYYGLFRGTYVEFEAKETFKEKFNLALLKKHQLEQLFSVTAHGGISFIVVYFHLYHRFFLLYSEEIKKWLATIKSRQMPITYFEQYGHELFITYPYILDFYQHLIIK
- a CDS encoding Pr6Pr family membrane protein produces the protein MSLKQRNLYIKDWRFWFKIAAIFIGLFAILGEYINGMVNISNVWRIPEGSTDKVYVWALYDAQGNLHWDYAGYTVFFLSFFTIQTNILVVLWFIFAAIWHTKEGVHKFLKPYFSLAVAVYISITCIVYNLVLLPVGIANSGSGKGSALSAFSWVIQTFLHFIVPMLCIIYVIFFLKKDNLVSNKQFIKKYYGNYVIYVVVYGVYAIIRGLLREFSGKLVSTAYPYFFLQVTAPKILGLPGYAWFIIVVFVLLAMILGFATLYNFAFNRLNKKKQLTPASK
- a CDS encoding aldose epimerase family protein, whose translation is MYLLENGELQAKIAQEPFELISLTKNGQEYIYQQNSSWKKSWPICFPIVGKLIDDQYWYRNQVYKMTGHGFFRSITKWELLEHSATKLVVKYDGDDFLAIYPFRFCLKVTYELTTTGLINTVEVINLSNDDLPYNFGWHPAFKVNPNVGKVIFDQSSQVMEIPGGQFLGKELVGEVLTEFDIKSHDFDQGQCYAVFGHKLTTVKIEDDLRELEIVVKNYPNLLLWKVDNGAEFICVEPWDGHHDDYNFATTPFDEKPWINHLKRQENKTYQLVITIKK
- a CDS encoding ATP-binding cassette domain-containing protein, with the protein product MIKLEKVSKYFGKIQVLKDINLEIQEGESIAILGANGSGKTTLVEMIAGSLKPSSGKIIHSDKNINIGIQFQDGSWPLGTTPKDLIIFYKGNNYEKDNYVLELLDIFELNLLLKKDLNSLSAGQKQRFNSFLSVVNEPKILILDELITGLDLKMQVKLTNFFNKFRTEKKISLIIVSHIPEEVEILSDRIIILKDGFIFEDVKMQDMLTKYGSVRKRLVNFFENENK
- a CDS encoding DnaD family protein, producing MNHYKLISLSEEQLVLIMLIMNCSSSDKRFITPLEISNHSNFTETQAKAMLDELKQQGFINITMKKGALEMDLSPIFKKIMIIIENNETNLEKQFLYQQVDVLLQNPLTNDEKIVLNKYLNDEISDFQLTLILNNYQGKKLVFKELLKLIEDYIKTKPKSLTKYNWLLDN
- a CDS encoding Gfo/Idh/MocA family protein gives rise to the protein MLRIGTIGTGMIVSEFINACRENKEVEITCLYSRSLDKAKIFSLKNNLQVRMVDNFEEMLDYIDIIYIASPNGLHYQQAKYFLQQQKHVLLEKPAAFCQSEVIDLKNIALMNNVILMEAFKPIHLPEFQILKKTVDEIKPFLANFNWNKYSSRMKDVLNDEYPSVFDEILGRGSLYDALIYPVELAGALFGPIKEVKAMSHKLKNGVDINNIVLLRHQNNIFTSIVCSKATNGKSESEILSYDYTITFNNLTSIDNLVLHRREEDDEQQLTATSTNPNRMTYELNVFLDLINSNNFTEMERLLDLTINAIGALEAIDRNQNQQGEFIDEIK
- the deoC gene encoding deoxyribose-phosphate aldolase, encoding MKLNKYIDHTLLKPEATTKEITILCEEALKFDFASVCINPTYVKLASTLLKNSDVKVCTVIGFPLGANTTPTKVFEITNALENGADEIDMVMNISAFKSQDFDLVQADIAACKAVLKNNVLKVIIETCLLTKEEIVLASQIVLQAGADFVKTSTGFNKGGATVEDVKLMATTVGDQIKVKAAGGVRTKNDALEMIAAGASRIGTSGGVAIVQNQQHNDGY
- a CDS encoding DivIVA domain-containing protein, whose product is MKTIKLRAVDVVNKEFQVDYQGYDPHEVDVFLDMVAVDYQMFEAITNDFNKEIKYLRQQINDLQDKNDVLKAQLDETKAQKARLEEEGFSKADLIKRIHNLEGKLKND
- a CDS encoding ECF transporter S component codes for the protein MEKKEPEIKVKQDLLWNRVKESIFKKELYNQKSLVFKITLAGVFLAIAVGLSLLEIFDIPMPWGATFGVRFFDTLVLIYSIAIIGLWFALLDGIALPWLHNLVDGHHSWLEMAFFMLSNILVIFITWFIYYIVFSAYRKEFVEENVEDHNIHDPHLTKTSHDHHHRIVKVKFWKKILAFSLVVPLCAIVEALAVLIVAKILLSTGAGGFEAHTEAGGHLVGSLPLDKGLYHEHSESNDLSPIFASWKNTLIFIGIFFGIFVGKYTISAILFIVLEQRSRQLIDRYGIYV
- a CDS encoding HU family DNA-binding protein yields the protein MSKKELVELLAGQFNKTKVESAEIVDFIFDKISANLVKGNEVAIAGFGKFSVTARAAREGRNPATGETIKIAASKAAKFKPAKQLKDALN